Within Sporosarcina sp. PTS2304, the genomic segment ATACATTATTCTTCGTTCATGATCTTGCATTTACGCATCAATTTCTGCTTGTCTTGTCGCTGCTAACAATTATCGCAGGTTGCATCGGAGCTCTTGCTTACTTCGATTTAAAACAAATTATTATTTACAATATTGTGATTGCAGTAGGCGTAATATTGTTCGGTGTCGCACAAATGAACACAGCCGGTATGGAAGGTGCAATCTATTATTTGATTCACGATATGTTGATTAAAGCCGCTCTGTTTGTGTTGATCGGGATCATTATCTATATAACGGGAACTTCAAATTTACGCGAAATGGGCGGACTGATTAAAACACACGCATCACTTGGATGGTTTTACTTAATCGCTGCGTTTGGTCTGGCCGGTATTCCTCCACTTAGTGGATTCCTTGGAAAATTACTAATTGTTAAAGGCGGCTTTGAAGCTGATCACGCAATAGGCAGTATAGTCATTTTAGCTTCCAGTTTAATCGTTTTACTATCGGTAATTCGAATTTTCATTTACGCTTTCTGGGGCGAACTGAAACAACCACTACCCGTCACGAGCAAAGGGTCATACCGTGCGATGATGATCCCTGCTGTTGCGCTCGTCATCATTACGATAGCGTACGGAGTAGGTGCAGAATGGCTAATGCCGTATATGTCAGATGCCGCAAACGTACTTACCGATCCGTCTATCTATATTGATGCGGTGTTAAAGGAGTAGATGTCATGGCTTTTCAAATATTATTAAATTTCTTTATTGCAGTTGTTTGGATGTTCATGACAAGTTCATTAACACCTTCCACCTTTATCATTGGGTATATTATCGGTTTGTTGATGATTATCATGACACGTCGGTATTTTCGAGGACGTTTGTATGTATGGAGAATTTGGTCGGCTATCAAATTAACGTTAATTTTCTTAAAAGAGTTAATTATGTCTAATATCTCGGTACTGCTTTTGGTTATTAAACCTAACCTGTCAACAATACAACCGATGATCTTTGCTTTACCGACTGAACTAGAGCGCGATTGGGAAATAACACTGTTATCCAGCTTAATCACATTGACGCCTGGGACAATCGTTATTCATGTCTCAGATGATCAACGAACATTGTACGTCCATGCGATCGATGTGGACGATGTGGACGAAGCGATAGAGTCCATTAAAAATACATTTGAGAAAGCGATTATGGAGGTGAGTCGGGGATGAACACTTTTTATTCAGTTTGTTTAGTGCTAGTCATTCTTTCTATGCTCGGATTACTGTATCGCGTCTGGAAAGGACCTTCTACGCCTGACCGACTCATTGCACTAGATGCGATTGGCGTCATGTTAATTTCAGCTATTGCTTTGATCTCCATATTGTTTGATACACCGTTTTATATCGACGCTATTTTATTGATTGCCATTATGTCATTCATTGGCACGGTGTCCTTCTCTAAATTTATTGAGAGAGGAGAGATCATCGAACGTGGATCTGATCGCTGATATTATTATTGTGTCACTCGTTGTTGTGGGGATCATTTTCACGATTGTCACAGTCATTGGTATTTTACGGTTGCCTGATGCGTATACACGCGCCCATGCAGCTTCTAAAAGCGCAACGCTCGGCGTGATGAGTTTATTGCTTGGTGTATTTTTTCACTTCTGGTGGAAAGAAGGTCACTTCAGTATACAACTGATCCTCGGAATTGCATTTTTGTTCATCACTTCCCCTATTGGTGGTCACTTAATGACACGCGCAGCTTATATGTCTGGTGTAAAGCCGACAAAATTGACTGTAGCAGACGCATTGAAAGTAGCTATACAAGAGAAACGTGAAGAACTTGAAAAAGACACGCAGAAGGATTAATTTCCTCTGCGTGTTTTTGATTTAATAGTATGGATAATATGGATAATACGGCGGGTAGTATGGCATGGTGTAATAAGGCGGGTAGTATCCGCCATAGCCACCTCCGTAGCCGTAGTTCGGAAATATTGCATTACCTAAAAACCCTCCGACCAAACCACCAAGAAATGGTCCACCAAAACCGAACCCACCGCCAAATCCACCTCCGCCGTGGTACCCACCTCTATAATTATTTCTCGACATCTCAGCATCCCCCTTTCCCTTTATCGTATGCCTACGATAAAAAGCGCTTTGGGGAAAACGCCTAGATTATATTATTCCTGATCAGTTGCAGCTAAACGCTCGACGAATGTAGCCAGCGTACGAACC encodes:
- a CDS encoding Na+/H+ antiporter subunit E — encoded protein: MAFQILLNFFIAVVWMFMTSSLTPSTFIIGYIIGLLMIIMTRRYFRGRLYVWRIWSAIKLTLIFLKELIMSNISVLLLVIKPNLSTIQPMIFALPTELERDWEITLLSSLITLTPGTIVIHVSDDQRTLYVHAIDVDDVDEAIESIKNTFEKAIMEVSRG
- the mnhG gene encoding monovalent cation/H(+) antiporter subunit G; this encodes MDLIADIIIVSLVVVGIIFTIVTVIGILRLPDAYTRAHAASKSATLGVMSLLLGVFFHFWWKEGHFSIQLILGIAFLFITSPIGGHLMTRAAYMSGVKPTKLTVADALKVAIQEKREELEKDTQKD
- a CDS encoding Na(+)/H(+) antiporter subunit F1; this encodes MNTFYSVCLVLVILSMLGLLYRVWKGPSTPDRLIALDAIGVMLISAIALISILFDTPFYIDAILLIAIMSFIGTVSFSKFIERGEIIERGSDR